One stretch of Burkholderia pyrrocinia DNA includes these proteins:
- a CDS encoding MAPEG family protein, translated as MTTSQLCLFIVALLPFPLTFLAKARKGYDNRTPRDYLAKLEGWRARAQAAHQNAWEALALFTAALVVAWHNGANAHHVDQLAMGFVAIRVVYTLMYLLNWASLRSLVWFGGMACVVALFFATP; from the coding sequence ATGACGACGTCCCAGCTGTGCCTGTTCATCGTGGCGCTGTTGCCGTTCCCGCTGACGTTCCTGGCCAAGGCGCGCAAGGGCTACGACAACCGTACGCCGCGCGACTACCTGGCGAAGCTCGAAGGCTGGCGCGCGCGGGCGCAGGCCGCGCACCAGAACGCGTGGGAAGCGCTTGCGCTGTTCACGGCCGCGCTGGTGGTCGCGTGGCACAACGGCGCGAACGCGCATCACGTCGACCAGCTCGCGATGGGTTTCGTCGCGATCCGCGTCGTCTATACGCTGATGTACCTGCTGAACTGGGCGTCGCTGCGTTCGCTCGTGTGGTTCGGCGGGATGGCGTGCGTCGTCGCGCTGTTCTTTGCCACGCCGTGA
- a CDS encoding LysR family transcriptional regulator codes for MSHLPPLSALRAFEAAVRLGGFARAAAELNVSTSAVSHQIRALEESLGARLLERSTGLGGIGLTPAGARLLPAVSDALSRLTDACAEIRGTAQRLTVSANAPFSSMWLARRLAEFSSLHPETPLHAVVLEDEPDFARSGIDLAIVHVPAHRLRADDDVLMRETVFPVCSPELYPYASGYVCRSRLLQEMHENSPEIDWRNWASEFGLPDDFETKIVRYSSFSQVIGAAVGGAGIALGRVPLIEPELRSGRLVPLVPGLQRDASWRFVLRRHPSTRHRLLDPLIAFLRREADAPPFVAKIVAPASNDSHARGAGGA; via the coding sequence ATGTCGCACCTTCCTCCCCTCAGCGCACTGCGTGCTTTCGAGGCGGCTGTCCGCCTCGGCGGGTTCGCGCGCGCGGCGGCCGAGCTGAACGTATCGACCAGCGCGGTCAGCCACCAGATCCGTGCGCTCGAGGAATCGCTCGGTGCACGGCTGCTCGAACGCAGCACGGGGCTCGGCGGCATCGGCCTCACGCCGGCCGGCGCACGCCTGCTGCCGGCCGTCAGTGACGCGCTGTCGCGCCTGACCGACGCCTGCGCCGAGATTCGCGGCACCGCGCAACGGCTCACCGTTTCTGCCAATGCGCCGTTTTCGTCGATGTGGCTCGCACGCCGTCTCGCGGAATTCTCGTCGCTTCATCCCGAAACGCCGCTGCATGCCGTCGTGCTCGAAGATGAACCGGATTTCGCGCGCAGCGGCATCGATCTGGCTATCGTGCACGTGCCCGCGCACCGGCTGCGGGCCGACGACGACGTGCTGATGCGGGAGACCGTGTTTCCGGTATGCAGCCCCGAGCTGTATCCGTATGCATCGGGGTACGTGTGCCGCTCGCGGCTGCTGCAGGAGATGCACGAAAACAGCCCCGAGATCGACTGGCGCAACTGGGCATCGGAGTTCGGCTTGCCGGACGATTTCGAAACGAAGATCGTTCGCTACAGCAGTTTCAGCCAGGTGATCGGCGCGGCGGTGGGCGGTGCGGGCATCGCGCTCGGCCGCGTGCCGCTCATCGAGCCCGAACTGCGCAGCGGGCGTCTGGTGCCGCTGGTGCCGGGCCTCCAGCGCGATGCGTCATGGCGCTTCGTGCTGCGCCGCCATCCGTCGACGCGGCACCGGCTGCTCGATCCGCTGATAGCGTTCCTGCGCCGCGAAGCGGATGCGCCGCCGTTCGTCGCCAAGATCGTTGCGCCCGCATCCAACGACAGTCACGCGCGCGGCGCGGGCGGCGCATAA